In a single window of the Mycobacterium bourgelatii genome:
- a CDS encoding lipid-transfer protein, protein MSGRAAIVGIGATDFSKNSGRSELRLAAEAVLDALDDAGLTPADVDGLTTFTMDTNTEIAVARATGIGELKFFSKIHYGGGAACATVQHAAMAVATGVADVVVAYRAFNERSGMRFGQVQTRLTENADSTGVDNSFSYPHGLSTPAAQVAMIARRYMHLSGATSRDFGAVSVADRKHAAKNPKAYFYEKPITIEDHQNSRWIAEPLRLLDCCQETDGAVAIVVTSVERARDLKHRPAVIEGASQGSSPDQYTMVSYYRPELDGLPEMGLVGKQLWAQSGLTPADIQTAVLYDHFTPFTLIQLEELGFCGRGEAKDFIADGAIEIGGRLPINTHGGQLGEAYIHGMNGIAEGVRQLRGTSVNQVPDVEHVLVTAGTGVPTSGLILG, encoded by the coding sequence TTGTCGGGTCGAGCGGCCATCGTCGGCATTGGCGCCACTGACTTTTCGAAGAACTCGGGTCGCTCCGAATTGCGGCTGGCGGCCGAGGCTGTGTTGGATGCGTTGGACGACGCCGGTTTGACGCCCGCGGACGTCGACGGGTTGACCACCTTCACGATGGACACCAACACCGAGATCGCTGTCGCGCGTGCCACGGGAATCGGTGAGCTGAAGTTCTTTTCGAAGATCCACTACGGCGGCGGCGCGGCGTGTGCCACCGTGCAGCATGCGGCAATGGCTGTGGCCACCGGTGTGGCCGATGTCGTGGTGGCGTACCGGGCCTTCAACGAGCGTTCCGGCATGCGGTTCGGCCAGGTGCAGACGCGGCTGACGGAGAACGCCGATTCGACCGGTGTCGACAACTCTTTCTCGTATCCGCATGGGCTTTCGACGCCGGCCGCGCAGGTCGCGATGATCGCTCGTCGGTATATGCACCTTTCGGGCGCTACCAGCCGGGACTTCGGCGCGGTGTCGGTGGCCGATCGTAAGCACGCCGCCAAAAACCCGAAGGCTTACTTCTACGAGAAGCCGATAACCATTGAGGACCACCAGAATTCGCGCTGGATCGCCGAGCCGCTGCGGTTACTGGACTGCTGCCAGGAGACGGACGGCGCCGTGGCGATCGTGGTGACGTCGGTGGAGCGGGCGCGCGATCTCAAGCATCGGCCCGCGGTGATCGAGGGCGCGTCGCAGGGTTCGAGCCCCGACCAGTACACGATGGTCAGCTACTACCGACCGGAGTTGGACGGCTTGCCGGAAATGGGGTTGGTGGGCAAGCAACTGTGGGCGCAGTCCGGGCTTACTCCGGCCGATATTCAGACCGCGGTTCTGTATGACCACTTCACGCCGTTCACGCTGATTCAGTTGGAGGAGTTGGGCTTCTGCGGTCGCGGAGAAGCGAAGGACTTCATCGCCGACGGTGCGATCGAGATCGGCGGGCGGCTGCCGATCAATACCCACGGTGGACAGCTCGGTGAGGCTTACATTCACGGGATGAACGGGATTGCCGAGGGCGTAAGGCAATTGCGGGGGACTTCGGTGAATCAGGTGCCCGACGTCGAGCATGTGTTGGTGACGGCGGGGACTGGGGTGCCGACGTCGGGGTTGATTCTGGGGTAG